From the [Limnothrix rosea] IAM M-220 genome, the window ACCTATAAAGAAGGTGATCAGTTTGTGTTTATGGACATGGAAACCTACGAAGAAGTTCGCCTCGGTGAAGCTCAAATTGGCGATCGCGTCAAATATCTCCTCGAAGAAATGGAGGTAAATGTTCTTTTTTGGAACGACCAAGTTATTGACGTTGAACTGCCCAATACCGTTGTCCTCGAAGTAACGGAAACCGACCCCGGCGTGAAGGGAGACACTGCCACAGGCGGTACAAAACCTGCAACTGTTTCGACTGGTGCTCAAGTCAATGTGCCCCTATTTATTTCCATCGGAGAAAAAATCAAAATCGATACTCGCGAGGATAAATATTTAGGCCGCGAAAATTAATCTTGAGCTGACGACTGTGCTTACCCGAAACATCAGTATGTGTTGCGCCATGGCCACTACTGCGCGTAGGCAGAGATCGAACAACCTTTTTATGAAGACCTCAGTAATGCTGAATCTTTTTGTTGCTGTCCCTATCGTTGTGAGGAATAAACCGTTCTGTGGCTATTAATCTACAAGAAATTCAAGAGCTACTCAGTGCCATCGGGCAAACTAACGTCACCGAATTCGAACTCAAAACTGACGACTTCGAGTTGCGTGTGAGTAAGGGCACAGTGGTTGCAGCACCCGCCGTTATCCCTCAGGAT encodes:
- the efp gene encoding elongation factor P, producing MISSNDFRSGTSIELDGSVWRVVEFLHVKPGKGSAFVRTKLKNAQTGSVVEKTFRAGETVPQAILDKRTMQHTYKEGDQFVFMDMETYEEVRLGEAQIGDRVKYLLEEMEVNVLFWNDQVIDVELPNTVVLEVTETDPGVKGDTATGGTKPATVSTGAQVNVPLFISIGEKIKIDTREDKYLGREN